ACTTGTGATAAAAATACTCTAAATTGTCATTATCGTCAGCAAGTTTCTACTGTTTTTTtagagctgacggtaaatatccgcagccgatATCAAGGAAGCTACTCGTGATTGGCGGAAGCACGCGCTGCGCACCACCAGTCAGAGTTTACAGTTTAACTACGATAACCAATTAGAAGTGAGATAGAAGCATCAGTGATGTAgtctgtggatatttaccgtcattatcaaaataataataataataataataataataataataataataataataataataataataataatgttacagaATAACTGAAGTTTCTGGACGGTAGAAAttgagataatttttatttttaataataataataataataataataataataataataataataataataataataataataataataataataataacgttgaatAACTGAAGTTTTTGgacatagaaaattaaataaatattttctttaaataataataataataataataataataataataataataataataataataatagcacagaATAAGTGGAGTGTTTGGACGCTAGAAAATTAGATAAATACTGtctttagatgataataataataataataataataataataataataataataataataataataataataacagcacggAATAAGTGGGTGTCTGGACGCTACAATATTAGATaaatattatctttaaataataataataataataataataataataataataataataataataataataataacgctgaaTAACTGAAATTCTGGACGccagaaaattaaataagtattttctttaaataataataataataataataataataataataataataataataataataataataataataataataataataataataataatagcacagatTAACTACAGTTTCTGGACAAATGGAAGTGAGATAaagattttcttcaaatattacaAGCAGTGATAAAACTCCCTTTAAAGGCTTATTGAACGATTACATAGAACACATAACTTACTTATGTATCCACCACCGCCATATCCCCCAAAACCACCGTGGTGATGCCCGTGGTGATGATGACcgtgatggtgatggtggtgatgCCCGTGGTGATGACATCCGTGATGACAAGGCTCCGGGACCGCGAAGGCGTCGGCTACCGATATGGCGGCGGCGTGGGCGCCCGTCAGGAGCAGAAGGGCGGTCGCGAGGTGAAGGATCTGCTGGAAAAGGTACAAGAAAATACCGAGTATTGTTTCTCGCCAaatcgtccctgttttgacgaactggttgtccctttttttttcctttttttttaagttttcaagttttccaggcaaaggggttgtgggggggggccCCGTTaatgccttccttaggcccctagctgcaacctctttcattccttttactgtacctccgttcatattctctttcttccatctgactttccacactctcctaacaatttttttatggtgcaactgccaggttttcctgctgttacacctttcagacctgcttactgtcaatttctctctcagcgctgaatgacctcataggtcccagcgcttggcctttggtctacattctatattctattctattctattctattctggaaaagtaaaagaaaaacagagtatTGTTTCTCgccaaaatgaaagataaatcatGTCTAGAGATACGAtactcataggtcccagaacttgccctttggcctaaattctatactccatcCTATTCTAGACATACGATGAAACAACACTATTTTCTCAACCCTGAGCTAATTAGTTGCAGGTAATTGAGCATTCCcactttgaaacaatttttctgttatcttttcTCAAGTAATTGCAACTTATGGTTATACAGTTTATATGGTATAATGCCTTTCATCCCAGCCTTTCACCGAAGAGGAACAGCATTGTAGGAACAACAACAATGCCTATTTCATGGGAGACAACAACGGTCATTTGATATATTCACCTTGGCGTTAACAGAGCACCATTTTAATTGAATCAACAATACCTACTTATCTTTTGTTATTACTCTATCATTAACAGATCGCCAGCTTCCTATGAAGCTGGGGAACTATTGTAAATGGAGAAATGACAGTAAGTAAATAAGTATTATTGTCCCCTATAAAATGGTGATCTGTTGTTGCCATGGTAAGCAGATTTAATAAGTATTGTTGTTTCCCATGAAACAGCGTCTGTTGTTGTTCCTGCTCTGCGAAAGGCTGTGATAAAAGGAACCGTTTCTTATTAAATGTATGATCATGTATTGCAATTTctagaaaaaaagataagtaaaaaaaatgcctcgaagtttcttcggcgcaatcgagttttctttacagtgtataatgctgtacgaaactctcagccacagcccatatgaaaccctcagctgcggcccatgaaactttcagccaaggcccggtggtggcctgtattgttggcacctacagcggtgacagactcacgatcatggctaactttaaccttaaatgaaataaaacctaccgaggctagatggctgcaatttagtatgtttgatgattggagagtggatgatcaacattccaatttgcagccctctagcctcagtagttttaagatctgagggcggacagaaaaagtgctgacggacagacaaatagccgtctcgttagttttcttttatagaaaactaaaaagtactgCTGTTTTCCATAATGGGAATATCAGTTACCTGCAACAAATTGGCTCAAGgttgagaaaatgtatttttaagataaaatgaatgaTCAGGTGAATAGTCTGTTAAACATTACCAAATGTAGAGGAAAAAGAATACTCTTTTGCTCTTCATGAACTGAGTGACGAAATGTTACCACTAACCGCTATAAGACAGTGAAAATTGGTGTTGGTTCTTATTgagagaaaaagattgaaaaaagacTAAAGACTGCCACATGTGACGTCATGTGCGTGATAAAggtatttttaaatcttttcactAAAAGTTGATAGACAAACGAAAATCATGAACTTAACAATGGTATTTACAAAGGATCCGTCAGTGAACGTGAGAGAAATCCTGATGTCCAGTGTTGACGTGTCACGAAGACAAACACGAAGGAtcgattttttcatgattttgccGAAATAATCGATT
This genomic stretch from Macrobrachium rosenbergii isolate ZJJX-2024 chromosome 23, ASM4041242v1, whole genome shotgun sequence harbors:
- the LOC136851162 gene encoding FKBP-type peptidyl-prolyl cis-trans isomerase SlyD-like isoform X2 → MILHLATALLLLTGAHAAAISVADAFAVPEPCHHGCHHHGHHHHHHHGHHHHGHHHGGFGGYGGGGYIIGGAVGGYGGYGGYYG
- the LOC136851162 gene encoding FKBP-type peptidyl-prolyl cis-trans isomerase SlyD-like isoform X1 is translated as MQILHLATALLLLTGAHAAAISVADAFAVPEPCHHGCHHHGHHHHHHHGHHHHGHHHGGFGGYGGGGYIIGGAVGGYGGYGGYYG